The proteins below come from a single Deinococcus humi genomic window:
- a CDS encoding GGDEF domain-containing protein has product MRWTVGHEDSVTIIDSSGLDAQKQTSEAWVSLAMVQETQFLLAGSRTQPATAWSQRDRALLSAAARTVRVAWERQGRFRQVEHAALTDALTGLGNRRAMNRALDELGLRPAEPFGLLSVDVDGLKEVNDTFGHHVGDHLLQEFARALKEKFREQDQVFRLGGDEFLVLLPGCRQEQAQSMLDRVQAASDRVSKLPQLMGCGASAGAAFRPDDGHFLAQLVACADQRMYEHKRHRKSKPAYGWA; this is encoded by the coding sequence GTGCGCTGGACGGTAGGGCATGAGGACTCGGTCACGATCATCGACAGCTCCGGGCTGGATGCACAGAAGCAGACGAGCGAGGCCTGGGTGTCTCTGGCCATGGTTCAAGAGACGCAATTCCTGCTGGCTGGCTCCCGGACCCAGCCGGCCACAGCCTGGTCGCAGCGCGACCGAGCGCTCCTGAGCGCGGCCGCCCGGACCGTGCGGGTGGCATGGGAGCGACAGGGGCGGTTCCGGCAAGTGGAACACGCCGCGCTGACCGACGCATTGACTGGGCTGGGCAACCGTAGAGCCATGAACCGGGCACTCGACGAGCTTGGTTTGCGTCCCGCAGAGCCGTTCGGGCTGCTCAGTGTGGATGTGGACGGTCTCAAGGAAGTGAACGACACCTTTGGCCATCATGTGGGAGACCATCTCCTGCAGGAGTTTGCGCGGGCATTGAAGGAGAAATTTCGAGAACAGGATCAGGTGTTCCGCCTAGGCGGGGATGAATTCCTGGTGCTGCTGCCTGGATGCCGACAGGAGCAGGCCCAGAGCATGCTTGACCGCGTACAGGCCGCCTCAGATCGGGTGAGTAAATTGCCGCAGCTGATGGGGTGCGGTGCGAGTGCGGGTGCCGCCTTCCGTCCAGACGACGGGCATTTCCTCGCACAGCTTGTCGCCTGCGCAGACCAAAGAATGTACGAGCACAAGAGACACCGCAAGAGCAAGCCTGCGTACGGATGGGCTTAA